The Egicoccus sp. AB-alg2 genome window below encodes:
- a CDS encoding ABC transporter ATP-binding protein, translating to MTDAMIQLDELTKRYPGSDTPAVDRLTLDVPRGEIVVFVGPSGCGKTTSLKMINRIIEPTSGRILLDGEDVTRSDANELRRRIGYVIQQIGLFPHQTIADNVATVPRLLGWDKDRVRDRVDELLEVVGLDPAQYRDRYPKELSGGQRQRVGVARALAADPPVLLMDEPFGAIDPITRNRLQNEFLRLQADLRKTIVFVTHDIDEAIKMGDRIAILREQSHIAQFATPEEILTAPADDFVEDFVGAGATLKRLKLSRVRDVEWLTDCPTGTVDEEAATLRRRLDASDWTALLLLDEQRRPVRWLRAPDFRHERPVRELGLPARATVEPQATLSDALEEMLLGSAGVAIVVDGRGTFQGILDVDALITSMQTLRDANVDYYRAAKLIDPATTVTPS from the coding sequence GTGACTGACGCCATGATCCAGCTCGACGAGCTGACCAAGCGCTACCCCGGTTCGGACACGCCGGCGGTCGACCGGCTCACCCTCGACGTCCCGCGCGGTGAGATCGTCGTCTTCGTCGGCCCCTCCGGGTGCGGCAAGACGACCAGCCTCAAGATGATCAACCGGATCATCGAGCCGACCTCGGGACGGATCCTGCTCGACGGCGAGGACGTGACCCGAAGCGACGCGAACGAACTGCGGCGGCGCATCGGCTACGTCATCCAGCAGATCGGCCTGTTCCCGCACCAGACCATCGCCGACAACGTCGCGACGGTGCCCCGCCTGCTCGGCTGGGACAAGGACCGCGTCCGCGACCGTGTCGACGAGCTGCTCGAGGTGGTCGGCCTCGACCCCGCCCAGTACCGGGACCGCTACCCGAAGGAGCTGTCCGGCGGCCAGCGCCAGCGCGTCGGCGTCGCCCGCGCCCTGGCCGCCGACCCGCCCGTGCTACTCATGGACGAGCCGTTCGGTGCCATCGACCCCATCACGCGCAACCGGCTGCAGAACGAGTTCCTGCGCCTGCAGGCCGACCTGCGCAAGACCATCGTCTTCGTCACCCACGACATCGACGAGGCGATCAAGATGGGCGACCGGATCGCCATCCTGCGCGAGCAGTCGCACATCGCCCAGTTCGCCACCCCGGAGGAGATCCTCACCGCCCCGGCCGACGACTTCGTCGAGGACTTCGTCGGCGCCGGCGCCACCCTCAAGCGGCTCAAGCTGTCCCGCGTGCGCGACGTCGAGTGGCTGACCGACTGCCCCACCGGCACGGTCGACGAGGAGGCCGCCACGCTGCGCCGGCGGCTCGACGCCTCGGACTGGACCGCACTGCTGCTGCTCGACGAACAGCGGCGCCCGGTGCGCTGGCTGCGGGCCCCCGACTTCCGCCACGAGCGGCCGGTCCGCGAACTCGGCCTTCCGGCCCGCGCCACGGTCGAGCCACAGGCCACCCTGTCCGACGCGCTCGAGGAGATGCTGCTCGGCTCCGCGGGCGTCGCCATCGTGGTCGACGGGCGCGGCACCTTCCAGGGCATCCTCGACGTCGACGCGCTGATCACCTCGATGCAGACGCTGCGTGACGCCAACGTCGACTACTACCGGGCCGCCAAGCTGATCGATCCGGCCACGACGGTGACGCCGTCATGA
- a CDS encoding ABC transporter permease: MAFLDYLADPSTRDVLIQQTLEHVVLVVVPLLLALVVSLGLGIAAHRVPRLRAPILTTVSTFLTIPSLALFALFLPVMGIGDGAVMVALTLYALLPIVRNTVAGLGGVDPAIVEAARGMGMSGTKRLVRIELPTAWPVILAGIRVSTLMITGIAAIAALVGGSGLGQEIYRGIRRIGSAGALESLLGGTLAIVLLALLFDLFYLGLGRLTISRGLRD, from the coding sequence GTGGCCTTCCTCGACTACCTCGCGGACCCCTCCACCCGCGACGTGCTGATCCAGCAGACCCTGGAGCACGTCGTGCTGGTCGTGGTGCCGCTGCTGCTGGCGCTCGTCGTCAGCCTGGGCCTCGGCATCGCGGCACACCGCGTGCCGCGACTGCGCGCTCCCATCCTCACGACCGTGTCGACGTTCCTCACCATCCCGTCGCTCGCGCTGTTCGCCCTGTTCCTGCCCGTCATGGGCATCGGCGACGGCGCGGTCATGGTGGCCCTGACCCTGTACGCCTTGCTGCCGATCGTGCGCAACACCGTCGCCGGCCTGGGCGGGGTCGACCCGGCGATCGTGGAGGCCGCGCGCGGCATGGGGATGAGTGGGACGAAACGCCTGGTGCGCATCGAGCTGCCGACGGCCTGGCCCGTCATCCTCGCCGGCATCCGCGTGTCGACGCTGATGATCACCGGCATCGCCGCCATCGCTGCCCTGGTCGGCGGCTCCGGCCTCGGCCAGGAGATCTACCGGGGCATCCGCCGCATCGGCAGCGCCGGCGCCCTGGAATCCCTGCTCGGCGGGACGCTCGCCATCGTGCTGCTCGCCCTGCTCTTCGACCTGTTCTACCTGGGTCTCGGCCGCCTGACGATCTCGCGAGGACTCCGTGACTGA
- a CDS encoding ABC transporter permease, which produces MSAPAPPDIAAPGPTTAVGSDDAPGRSRLGTALHYLGMPVLLALVLLALYVWVQGLELDAIEARQLRRAVLVGQTTQHVRLTVYSTLIVLALAIPLGIIATRPGTRRLAPAIIGLGNAGQAIPSLGLLALIFFIARQTPLLPSTGTVPVVAALVGYSFLPILRNTMVGLEQVDASVLEAGRGMGMSSWLVLRRLELPLAVPVILAGVRTALVLNVGTATLAFLFGGGGLGRTIFQGFGLQRLPLLVTGAVLVSVLALFVDWLAGLVEERLTPRGL; this is translated from the coding sequence ATGAGCGCCCCCGCCCCACCCGACATCGCGGCGCCCGGTCCCACGACCGCCGTCGGGTCCGACGACGCGCCCGGCCGCAGCCGGCTCGGCACCGCCCTGCACTACCTCGGCATGCCGGTGTTGCTCGCGCTGGTGCTGCTCGCCCTGTACGTGTGGGTACAGGGCCTGGAGCTCGACGCCATCGAGGCGCGCCAGCTGCGGCGCGCGGTGCTGGTGGGCCAGACGACGCAGCACGTGCGGCTGACCGTCTACTCGACGCTGATCGTGCTGGCGCTGGCGATCCCGCTGGGCATCATCGCCACCCGGCCCGGCACCCGCCGCCTGGCGCCGGCCATCATCGGGCTCGGCAACGCCGGGCAGGCGATCCCGTCGCTCGGTCTGCTGGCGCTGATCTTCTTCATCGCCCGCCAGACCCCGCTGCTGCCCAGCACCGGCACCGTGCCGGTCGTCGCGGCCCTCGTCGGCTACTCGTTCCTGCCCATCCTGCGCAACACCATGGTCGGCCTCGAACAGGTCGACGCGTCCGTGCTGGAAGCCGGGCGCGGCATGGGCATGTCGTCGTGGCTGGTGCTGCGCCGCCTCGAGCTGCCGCTGGCCGTACCGGTCATCCTCGCCGGCGTGCGCACCGCCCTGGTGCTCAACGTCGGCACCGCCACGCTCGCGTTCCTGTTCGGCGGCGGCGGGCTCGGCCGGACCATCTTCCAGGGCTTCGGGCTGCAGCGCCTGCCGCTGCTGGTCACCGGCGCGGTCCTCGTGTCCGTGCTGGCCCTGTTCGTCGACTGGCTCGCCGGGCTGGTCGAGGAACGCCTCACCCCCCGCGGGCTCTGA
- the trpA gene encoding tryptophan synthase subunit alpha, with translation MSTVTVAGAQRIQAAFDRAREQERAALIVYLTSCFPDPDTSRACFEAAVEAGADVLEVGIPFSDPMMDGPIIQAANQHVLDAGTRVADHLALIRGLEHLDVPKLAMTYVTIADTRGYANFADECAAAGLSGVILPDLPVPEADAWRGEAQRAGLATVFLASSVSTDERLDAIGAASQGWVYATGLLGVTGVKGVSQDVTRHLVERLRPRTSVPVAVGIGVKDRASAAEVAAYADGVIVGSSVVKAVADGDPAGAPERVAALVRELRAGVERG, from the coding sequence GTGAGCACCGTGACCGTCGCCGGCGCCCAACGCATCCAGGCCGCGTTCGACCGCGCCCGCGAGCAGGAGCGCGCGGCGCTGATCGTCTACCTGACGTCGTGCTTCCCCGACCCGGACACGTCCCGGGCGTGCTTCGAGGCGGCCGTCGAGGCCGGCGCGGACGTCCTGGAGGTCGGCATCCCGTTCAGCGACCCGATGATGGACGGGCCGATCATCCAGGCCGCCAACCAGCACGTGCTGGACGCCGGCACCCGTGTCGCCGACCACCTCGCCCTCATCCGCGGGCTGGAGCACCTCGACGTCCCGAAGCTGGCGATGACCTACGTGACCATCGCCGACACGCGCGGGTACGCGAACTTCGCCGACGAGTGCGCGGCCGCGGGGCTGTCGGGCGTGATCCTGCCGGACCTGCCCGTGCCCGAGGCCGACGCCTGGCGCGGCGAGGCGCAGCGGGCGGGGCTCGCGACCGTGTTCCTCGCCTCGTCGGTGTCGACCGACGAGCGCCTGGACGCCATCGGCGCGGCCTCGCAGGGCTGGGTGTACGCCACCGGCCTGCTCGGGGTCACCGGCGTGAAGGGCGTGTCGCAGGACGTCACCCGGCACCTCGTCGAGCGCCTCCGGCCGCGCACGTCGGTGCCGGTCGCGGTCGGCATCGGCGTGAAGGACCGGGCCTCGGCCGCCGAGGTGGCCGCCTACGCCGACGGGGTGATCGTCGGCTCGTCGGTCGTGAAGGCCGTGGCCGACGGCGACCCGGCCGGTGCGCCCGAGCGGGTGGCGGCGCTGGTCCGCGAACTGCGGGCCGGCGTGGAACGCGGCTGA
- the trpB gene encoding tryptophan synthase subunit beta, translating into MTASDLSTAATTEAVREGYFGAFGGQYVPESLSDALAQLVDAWHDAQADPAFGEQLDALRRDYGGRPTPLYHAARLSEAAGLDVWLKREDLAHTGSHKLNNVVGQALLATRMGKPRVIAETGAGQHGVATATAAALFGLRCTVYMGAEDCRRQRLNVVRMQLLGAEVVPVESGTRTLKDAINEAMRDWVTNVDDTHYLIGSAMGPHPFPTMVRELQKVISVEAKEQFAQQAGGVPDAVLACVGGGSNAIGSFAEWIEVPEVRLIGVEAAGEGVGSGRSAATISEGREAVLHGSRSIVLVDDDGQVRPAHSVSAGLDYPGVGPEHAWLASTGRATYVAATDEDALEGFRRTCELEGIIPALEPAHAVGWLLRHGREALGDGARVILTMSGRGDKDVDEVVEVAGWDLGVAKAFGTSGGDRAPAGQGGSEAATEVTP; encoded by the coding sequence ATGACCGCGTCCGACCTCTCCACCGCCGCCACGACCGAAGCTGTGCGCGAGGGCTACTTCGGCGCGTTCGGGGGCCAGTACGTCCCCGAGTCGCTGTCCGACGCGCTCGCGCAGCTCGTCGACGCCTGGCACGACGCGCAGGCCGACCCCGCCTTCGGCGAACAGCTCGATGCACTGCGCCGAGACTACGGCGGCCGCCCCACGCCCCTGTACCACGCCGCGCGGCTGTCCGAGGCGGCCGGCCTCGACGTGTGGCTCAAGCGCGAGGACCTCGCGCACACCGGCTCGCACAAGCTCAACAACGTCGTCGGGCAGGCGCTGCTGGCCACCCGCATGGGCAAGCCCCGCGTCATCGCGGAGACCGGCGCCGGCCAGCACGGCGTGGCCACGGCGACGGCCGCCGCCCTGTTCGGCCTGAGGTGCACCGTCTACATGGGTGCCGAGGACTGCCGGCGCCAACGCCTGAACGTCGTGCGCATGCAGCTGCTGGGCGCCGAGGTCGTGCCCGTCGAATCCGGCACCCGCACCCTCAAGGACGCCATCAACGAGGCGATGCGCGACTGGGTGACCAACGTCGACGACACGCACTACCTGATCGGCTCGGCGATGGGGCCGCACCCGTTCCCGACCATGGTGCGCGAGCTGCAGAAGGTCATCTCCGTGGAGGCCAAGGAACAGTTCGCGCAGCAGGCCGGTGGCGTGCCGGACGCCGTGCTGGCCTGTGTCGGCGGTGGCTCCAACGCGATCGGGTCGTTCGCGGAGTGGATCGAGGTGCCGGAGGTCCGCCTGATCGGGGTGGAGGCCGCCGGTGAGGGCGTCGGCTCCGGCCGCTCCGCCGCCACCATCAGCGAGGGCCGCGAAGCCGTCCTGCACGGGTCGCGCTCCATCGTGCTCGTCGACGACGACGGCCAGGTCCGGCCCGCCCACTCGGTGTCGGCCGGGCTGGACTACCCGGGCGTCGGCCCCGAGCACGCATGGCTCGCCTCGACCGGCCGTGCGACCTACGTGGCGGCGACCGACGAGGACGCGCTCGAGGGCTTCCGCCGCACCTGCGAACTGGAGGGCATCATCCCCGCGCTCGAGCCGGCGCACGCGGTCGGGTGGCTGCTGCGCCACGGGCGTGAAGCGCTCGGCGACGGCGCGCGGGTGATCCTGACCATGTCCGGCCGCGGCGACAAGGACGTGGACGAGGTCGTCGAGGTGGCCGGCTGGGACCTCGGGGTGGCCAAGGCGTTCGGCACCTCCGGCGGCGACCGTGCGCCCGCTGGCCAAGGCGGCAGCGAAGCCGCAACGGAGGTGACGCCGTGA
- the trpE gene encoding anthranilate synthase component I, with protein MTVRPARAEFVRLAAEYGVVPVWREVLSDLHTPLSVHARLAGDGPSFLLESAEHGERWGRYSFVGVDPFLVLHGRDGEVRWQGTPPAAVREARGPLDALARVTAALRAPSLLDVPLHGGAVGYVGYDAVREVERIPDTGHDDLHLPDLAMMFPRHVVALDHLRQVLTVVTNVVVDGLTADELEAAYDTAAKATDAVVARLSEAATPLPAATPPAADVRPADAPSNLEAGGYQRMVDAVKDHIAAGDTFQTVVSQRFSVPTSASAFDIYRVLRVINPSPYLYLLDLGPIGGSDGTAPTQIVGSSPEALVQVQGRHVETWPIAGTRPRGATPTEDRQHEQELLADAKERAEHVMLVDLARNDLGRVCDVGSVRVDDLMHIERYSHVMHLVSSVTGTLKDGFGPVDVLRAVFPAGTVSGAPKVRAMEIIDELEPTRRGPYAGAVGYVDFAGNLDTCITIRTVVLQDGRAHVQAGAGIVADSRPDAEERETRSKAGAVLAAVHAAEQLTVDAATAAATPEA; from the coding sequence GTGACCGTGCGACCCGCCCGTGCCGAGTTCGTCCGTCTCGCCGCCGAGTACGGGGTGGTGCCGGTCTGGCGCGAGGTGCTCTCCGACCTTCACACGCCGCTGTCGGTCCACGCCCGGCTCGCCGGGGACGGCCCCAGCTTCCTGCTGGAGTCGGCCGAGCACGGCGAGCGCTGGGGTCGGTACTCGTTCGTCGGCGTCGACCCGTTCCTGGTGCTGCACGGCCGTGACGGGGAGGTGCGCTGGCAGGGCACACCGCCGGCGGCCGTCCGTGAGGCGCGCGGGCCGCTGGACGCGCTGGCGCGGGTGACCGCCGCGCTGCGGGCCCCGTCGCTCCTCGACGTGCCGCTCCACGGGGGCGCCGTCGGCTACGTGGGCTACGACGCCGTGCGCGAGGTCGAGCGCATCCCCGACACCGGCCACGACGACCTGCACCTGCCCGACCTGGCCATGATGTTCCCGCGTCACGTGGTCGCGCTCGACCACCTGCGTCAGGTGCTCACCGTCGTGACCAACGTCGTGGTCGACGGCCTGACGGCGGACGAGCTCGAAGCCGCGTACGACACGGCCGCCAAGGCCACCGACGCGGTCGTCGCCCGGCTCTCCGAGGCCGCCACGCCACTGCCCGCGGCGACGCCACCGGCCGCCGACGTCAGGCCGGCGGACGCGCCCAGCAACCTCGAAGCGGGCGGCTACCAGCGGATGGTCGACGCGGTGAAGGACCACATCGCCGCCGGCGACACCTTCCAGACCGTCGTCAGCCAACGCTTCTCCGTGCCGACGAGCGCCTCCGCTTTCGACATCTACCGCGTGCTGCGGGTCATCAACCCCTCGCCGTACCTGTACCTGCTCGACCTCGGCCCGATCGGCGGCTCCGATGGGACCGCACCGACCCAGATCGTCGGCTCCTCGCCCGAGGCGCTGGTACAGGTCCAGGGCCGCCACGTGGAGACCTGGCCCATCGCCGGCACCCGGCCGCGGGGGGCGACGCCGACCGAGGACCGCCAGCACGAGCAGGAGCTGCTGGCCGACGCCAAGGAACGCGCCGAGCACGTCATGCTCGTCGACCTGGCCCGCAACGACCTGGGGCGGGTCTGTGACGTCGGCAGCGTCCGGGTCGACGACCTGATGCACATCGAGCGCTACAGCCACGTCATGCACCTGGTCAGCTCGGTGACCGGCACGCTGAAGGACGGCTTCGGTCCCGTCGACGTGCTGCGGGCGGTGTTCCCGGCCGGCACGGTCAGCGGCGCGCCGAAGGTCCGCGCGATGGAGATCATCGACGAACTCGAGCCCACCCGCCGCGGTCCGTACGCCGGGGCGGTCGGCTACGTCGACTTCGCCGGCAACCTCGACACCTGCATCACGATCCGCACGGTCGTCCTGCAGGACGGCCGCGCCCACGTCCAGGCGGGCGCCGGGATCGTGGCCGACTCCCGACCAGACGCCGAGGAACGCGAGACGCGCAGCAAGGCGGGCGCCGTCCTGGCGGCCGTGCACGCCGCCGAGCAGTTGACCGTGGACGCCGCCACCGCGGCCGCGACGCCGGAGGCCTGA
- a CDS encoding glycine betaine ABC transporter substrate-binding protein, whose protein sequence is MRHLPRITAGAAGLALLLTACGADDFDDGGGDDAASGEATDTGGADTDGADAAAEGVEPGTESLDGATITVGSKDFDEQLILGEISKLLLEDAGASVVDEIDLGSTFAAREALTGGQIDHYWEYTGTAWIEFYGETEPIPDRVEQYEAVRDLEVGEGLYWLDPSPFNNTYGLAMSREAHDEFGVDTLSELGDFIESNPDDATLCVESEFEARSDGLPGMEAHYGYEFDPSNVSVLDTGVIYGATADRDPCTFGEIFTTDGRIATLDLVVLEDDQAFFPLYNVSPVFVEDVYEQYGQTLADLYAPVTEALDDETMAELNARVSSENERPIDVARDWLTENGFIG, encoded by the coding sequence GTGCGACACCTGCCACGCATCACCGCCGGCGCTGCCGGCCTGGCCCTGCTCCTGACCGCCTGCGGCGCCGACGACTTCGACGACGGCGGCGGTGACGACGCCGCCAGCGGCGAGGCGACCGACACCGGCGGCGCCGACACCGACGGCGCCGACGCCGCCGCCGAGGGCGTCGAACCCGGCACCGAGAGCCTGGACGGCGCCACCATCACCGTCGGGTCCAAGGACTTCGACGAGCAGTTGATCCTCGGCGAGATCTCGAAGCTGCTGCTCGAGGACGCCGGCGCCTCCGTCGTCGACGAGATCGACCTCGGCAGCACCTTCGCCGCCCGCGAGGCGCTGACCGGCGGTCAGATCGACCATTACTGGGAGTACACCGGCACGGCCTGGATCGAGTTCTACGGCGAGACCGAGCCGATCCCGGACCGCGTCGAGCAGTACGAGGCCGTTCGCGACCTCGAGGTCGGCGAGGGCCTGTACTGGCTGGACCCGTCCCCGTTCAACAACACCTACGGGCTCGCGATGTCACGTGAGGCGCACGACGAGTTCGGCGTCGACACCCTGAGCGAGCTCGGCGACTTCATCGAGTCCAACCCCGACGACGCCACCCTGTGCGTGGAGTCGGAGTTCGAGGCCCGCAGCGACGGCCTTCCGGGCATGGAGGCGCACTACGGCTACGAGTTCGATCCGTCCAACGTCAGCGTGCTCGACACCGGCGTGATCTACGGCGCCACCGCCGACCGCGACCCCTGCACGTTCGGCGAGATCTTCACCACCGACGGGCGCATCGCCACCCTCGACCTCGTCGTGCTCGAGGACGACCAGGCGTTCTTCCCGCTGTACAACGTCTCACCGGTGTTCGTCGAGGACGTCTACGAGCAGTACGGCCAGACGCTGGCCGACCTGTACGCCCCGGTCACCGAGGCGCTCGACGACGAGACCATGGCCGAACTCAACGCCCGTGTCTCGTCCGAGAACGAGCGGCCGATCGACGTGGCCCGCGACTGGCTCACGGAGAACGGCTTCATCGGCTGA
- a CDS encoding indole-3-glycerol phosphate synthase TrpC — MATYLDALLTGARRRVDEARSREPLEALRERAVDAPRGPSFHDALAGPGVSLIAEIKRASPSKGALAPDLNAPTQAAAYVAGGAAAVSVLTEPDRFDGSLLDLADVAALGVPALRKDFLVDAYQVWEARAAGAAAVLLIVAALDEPTLALLHEEALVAGLDVLVEVHDAAEAAAASRIDARIVGVNARDLRTFELDRDGFARLRGHLDDGVLAVAESGVRDPDDVRRAAAEGADAVLVGESLVRADDPEAAAAALVAAGRQPTTTPASGSTDAVGSEPR; from the coding sequence ATGGCGACCTACCTCGACGCACTGCTGACCGGAGCCCGCCGCCGCGTGGACGAGGCGCGCTCGCGCGAGCCGCTGGAGGCGCTGCGCGAGCGGGCCGTCGACGCCCCACGCGGGCCGTCGTTCCACGATGCCCTGGCCGGCCCGGGCGTGTCCCTGATCGCGGAGATCAAGCGGGCCTCGCCGTCCAAGGGGGCGCTCGCCCCCGACCTGAACGCGCCGACGCAGGCCGCGGCCTACGTCGCGGGCGGCGCGGCGGCGGTGTCGGTGCTGACCGAACCGGACCGGTTCGACGGCAGCCTGCTCGACCTCGCCGACGTCGCCGCGCTGGGCGTGCCGGCCTTGCGCAAGGACTTCCTCGTCGACGCCTACCAGGTGTGGGAGGCGCGGGCGGCCGGTGCCGCCGCGGTCCTGCTGATCGTCGCCGCGCTGGACGAGCCCACCCTCGCGCTGCTGCACGAGGAGGCGCTGGTGGCCGGGCTCGACGTGCTGGTGGAGGTCCACGACGCGGCCGAGGCCGCCGCGGCGTCACGCATCGACGCCCGCATCGTCGGTGTCAACGCCCGTGACCTGCGCACCTTCGAACTCGACCGCGATGGCTTCGCCCGCCTGCGCGGGCACCTCGACGACGGCGTGCTGGCCGTCGCGGAATCCGGGGTGCGGGACCCCGACGACGTCCGCCGCGCCGCCGCCGAGGGTGCCGACGCCGTCCTCGTCGGCGAGTCACTCGTCCGCGCCGACGACCCCGAGGCCGCCGCCGCCGCGCTCGTGGCGGCCGGCCGTCAGCCGACGACCACGCCGGCGTCCGGCAGCACCGACGCCGTCGGATCGGAGCCACGATGA
- a CDS encoding DUF4190 domain-containing protein, producing the protein MSSPAAWHPDPTGKHDHRWWDGTNWTEHVADAGEAKVDHLAPGESPAPPAGEPLAPGGDQTQRLDTGGSTPAGDDATAGTGGDEGAGGLSGGGAWEGTASPDQGQWQQPGGGTGAAGQPSWQQGGSGQQGGSGQQGGYGQQGGYGQQGGYGQQGQQGGYAQQGGEPGQYGQQPAWEQGQYGQQGAYGQPGQYGQQPAWEQGNQYGYQQQTGATDGVAIAALVIGILSLLTSWFVLGGLGGIIALVLGFIGLGRVKRNRSKGRGMAITGIVTGALSIVVAIVVVAVGFTMFGDIFGDAQQRYEQCLEDNPREVCDQQLEQDLREQFGG; encoded by the coding sequence ATGAGCAGCCCGGCCGCCTGGCACCCCGATCCCACGGGCAAGCACGACCACCGCTGGTGGGACGGCACCAACTGGACCGAACACGTGGCCGACGCCGGCGAGGCGAAGGTCGACCACCTCGCTCCCGGCGAGTCGCCCGCGCCGCCGGCCGGCGAGCCGCTCGCACCCGGCGGCGACCAGACCCAGCGCCTGGACACCGGTGGCAGCACCCCCGCGGGTGACGACGCCACGGCCGGCACCGGCGGTGACGAGGGTGCGGGTGGGTTGTCCGGCGGCGGTGCGTGGGAAGGCACCGCGAGCCCCGACCAGGGCCAGTGGCAGCAGCCCGGGGGCGGCACCGGCGCCGCGGGCCAGCCGTCCTGGCAACAGGGCGGGTCCGGCCAGCAGGGCGGGTCCGGCCAGCAGGGCGGCTACGGCCAGCAGGGCGGCTACGGCCAGCAGGGCGGCTACGGCCAGCAGGGCCAGCAGGGCGGCTACGCCCAGCAGGGCGGCGAGCCGGGGCAGTACGGCCAGCAGCCCGCCTGGGAGCAGGGCCAGTACGGCCAGCAGGGCGCCTACGGGCAGCCGGGCCAGTACGGCCAGCAGCCGGCCTGGGAGCAGGGCAACCAGTACGGCTACCAGCAGCAGACCGGCGCCACGGACGGCGTGGCGATCGCCGCGCTGGTCATCGGCATCTTGTCGCTGCTGACGTCGTGGTTCGTGCTCGGCGGCCTCGGCGGCATCATCGCCCTGGTGCTCGGCTTCATCGGCCTCGGTCGGGTGAAGCGCAACCGTTCCAAGGGCCGGGGCATGGCGATCACCGGCATCGTCACCGGCGCGCTGTCCATCGTCGTCGCGATCGTGGTCGTCGCCGTCGGTTTCACGATGTTCGGCGACATCTTCGGCGACGCCCAGCAGCGCTACGAACAGTGCCTGGAGGACAACCCGCGCGAGGTCTGCGACCAGCAGCTCGAGCAGGACCTGCGCGAGCAGTTCGGCGGCTGA